The following are from one region of the Microbacterium sp. BK668 genome:
- a CDS encoding ABC transporter permease, with amino-acid sequence MTVSTTTNAGPDPVAGDLIGSGVEGGVGDQIGAWWQRVRSGDMGALPAVGGLVVLTILFASLSPFFLTERNFANLLNQAATLVMLGMALVFVLLLGEIDLSAGVTGGVAMALFVVLNAQFGLPWPLALLIGFGFGIATGALIGFFVARVGIPSFVVTLGLFLGYQGLALLIIGSGGLFRLEVPELIALQNGNLPPWAGWAMLIVILLVSGGTSFWDRARRRRAGVPNRTIALVWAKLAVIAVIGGIAVFILNQNRGQSIVAVEGVPIIVPIVLAILWIGTFMLDRTKFGRYIYAIGGNAEAARRSGVKVRWVKWWAFVICSSLAVVSALFSVSRVGSVDATVGRDIVLSGVAAAVVGGVSLFGGRGRLMHAAIGALVIAVITNGLGLLNLGAGINLMVTGAVLILAATVDALSRLRGNGVRT; translated from the coding sequence ATGACCGTCTCGACGACCACGAACGCCGGGCCCGATCCCGTCGCGGGCGACCTCATCGGCAGCGGCGTCGAAGGCGGCGTCGGCGACCAGATCGGCGCGTGGTGGCAGCGGGTGCGCAGCGGTGACATGGGCGCGCTGCCCGCCGTCGGCGGCCTCGTCGTGCTCACCATCCTCTTCGCCTCGTTGAGCCCCTTCTTCCTCACGGAGCGGAACTTCGCGAACCTGCTGAACCAGGCGGCGACCCTCGTCATGCTCGGCATGGCGCTCGTCTTCGTCCTGCTCCTGGGCGAGATCGACCTGTCGGCCGGCGTCACGGGCGGTGTGGCGATGGCGCTGTTCGTCGTGCTCAACGCCCAGTTCGGTCTGCCCTGGCCGCTCGCGCTGCTGATCGGCTTCGGCTTCGGCATCGCCACAGGCGCCCTCATCGGCTTCTTCGTCGCGAGGGTCGGCATCCCATCGTTCGTCGTGACGCTGGGCCTGTTCCTGGGATACCAGGGCCTGGCGCTGCTCATCATCGGGTCGGGCGGTCTGTTCCGGCTCGAGGTGCCCGAGCTCATCGCGCTGCAGAACGGCAACCTGCCCCCGTGGGCCGGCTGGGCGATGCTCATCGTCATCCTGCTCGTCTCGGGAGGCACGTCGTTCTGGGACCGCGCGCGGCGGCGCCGCGCCGGCGTGCCGAACCGGACGATCGCCCTGGTGTGGGCGAAGCTCGCCGTCATCGCGGTCATCGGCGGCATCGCGGTATTCATCCTCAACCAGAACCGCGGCCAGTCGATCGTGGCGGTCGAGGGCGTGCCGATCATCGTCCCGATCGTGCTCGCGATCCTCTGGATCGGCACCTTCATGCTCGACCGCACGAAGTTCGGCCGGTACATCTACGCGATCGGCGGAAACGCCGAGGCGGCACGCCGCTCGGGCGTCAAGGTGCGCTGGGTGAAGTGGTGGGCGTTCGTCATCTGCTCGAGCCTGGCCGTCGTCTCGGCGCTGTTCAGCGTCTCGCGCGTCGGATCGGTGGATGCCACCGTCGGCCGTGACATCGTGCTGAGCGGCGTGGCCGCAGCCGTCGTCGGCGGCGTCAGCCTCTTCGGCGGACGCGGTCGTCTGATGCACGCGGCGATCGGTGCCCTCGTGATCGCCGTCATCACGAACGGTCTCGGTCTGCTGAACCTCGGCGCCGGCATCAACCTCATGGTCACCGGCGCGGTGCTGATCCTCGCCGCGACCGTCGACGCTCTGTCGCGCCTGCGCGGCAACGGCGTCAGAACCTGA
- a CDS encoding ATP-binding cassette domain-containing protein, with product MSEPIIELRGVKKSFGPVSVLKGVDLTVRPGKVTALVGDNGAGKSTLIKGLAGVQPYDEGEVLIDGEHRGLHTPREAAALGIEVVYQDLALCDNLDIVQNMFLGREELSFGTFDEGRMEKEASDTLRSLSVRTVKSVRQKVSSLSGGQRQTVAIARAVLKKARVVILDEPTAALGVAQTEQVLHLVERLAEQGVAVVLISHNLADVFAVADDIAVLYLGQMVAQIDTKDTNRDDVVGYITGTKTMGVELIGTTNIETNGGAA from the coding sequence ATGTCAGAACCCATCATCGAACTGCGGGGCGTGAAGAAGTCCTTCGGCCCCGTGAGCGTCTTGAAAGGGGTCGATCTCACGGTCCGCCCCGGCAAGGTGACGGCGCTCGTCGGCGACAACGGCGCCGGCAAGTCGACCCTCATCAAGGGCCTCGCCGGCGTGCAGCCGTACGACGAGGGCGAGGTCCTCATCGACGGCGAGCATCGGGGCCTGCACACCCCGCGCGAGGCGGCCGCGCTCGGCATCGAGGTCGTGTACCAGGACCTCGCCCTGTGCGACAACCTCGACATCGTCCAGAACATGTTCCTCGGTCGCGAAGAGCTCTCGTTCGGCACGTTCGACGAGGGCCGCATGGAGAAGGAGGCCTCCGACACTCTGAGGTCGCTGTCCGTGCGCACCGTCAAGTCCGTCCGTCAGAAGGTGTCGAGCCTCTCCGGCGGCCAGCGCCAGACGGTCGCGATCGCGCGCGCCGTGCTCAAGAAGGCGCGTGTGGTGATCCTCGACGAGCCGACGGCGGCTCTGGGCGTCGCGCAGACCGAGCAGGTGCTGCACCTCGTCGAGCGCCTCGCCGAGCAGGGTGTGGCCGTCGTCCTCATCAGCCACAACCTGGCCGACGTGTTCGCCGTGGCCGACGACATCGCCGTGCTGTACCTGGGGCAGATGGTGGCGCAGATCGACACGAAGGACACCAACCGCGACGACGTCGTGGGCTACATCACCGGCACGAAGACGATGGGCGTCGAGCTCATCGGCACCACGAACATCGAGACCAACGGGGGTGCGGCATGA
- the pntB gene encoding Re/Si-specific NAD(P)(+) transhydrogenase subunit beta produces the protein MTAASIATAAYLVAAILFILSLHGLSKHETARGGVVYGIAGMAIALVATAWLTAEDAWTTPGAPLGLVLLVVAVLIGGSIGLWRARVVEMTGMPELIALLHSFVGLAAVLVGWNGALYDTGLTGTLADIHHAEVFIGVFIGGVTFTGSIVAFLKLSARMSSKPLMLPGRNALNLGALVVFIALTVWYVITPELWLLIVVTILALALGWHLVASIGGGDMPVVVSMLNSYSGWAAAAAGFLLDNDLLIVTGALVGSSGAYLSYIMCKAMNRSFLSVIAGGFGIEAPRSSDDEVGEHREIDAQGVAELLASASSVVITPGYGMAVAQAQYPVAELASQLRERGVDVRFGIHPVAGRLPGHMNVLLAEAKVPYDIVLEMDEINDDFSDTSVVLVIGANDTVNPAASEDPSSPIAGMPVLRVWDAENVVVFKRSMASGYAGVQNPLFFRENAQMLFGDAKDRVEDILRAL, from the coding sequence GTGACCGCGGCGTCGATCGCGACCGCGGCCTACCTCGTCGCGGCGATCCTGTTCATCCTGAGCCTGCACGGACTCAGCAAGCACGAGACGGCGCGCGGCGGTGTCGTCTACGGCATTGCCGGAATGGCGATCGCCCTGGTCGCGACGGCGTGGCTCACGGCTGAGGATGCCTGGACCACCCCGGGTGCGCCACTGGGGCTGGTGCTGCTCGTCGTGGCGGTGCTGATCGGCGGGTCGATCGGCCTGTGGCGGGCGCGGGTGGTCGAGATGACCGGGATGCCGGAGCTCATCGCACTGCTGCACAGCTTCGTGGGTCTGGCCGCCGTGCTCGTCGGCTGGAACGGCGCGCTGTACGACACCGGACTGACCGGGACGCTGGCCGACATCCACCACGCCGAGGTCTTCATCGGGGTCTTCATCGGCGGCGTGACGTTCACAGGGTCGATCGTCGCCTTCCTCAAGCTCTCGGCCCGGATGTCGTCGAAGCCCCTCATGCTGCCGGGCAGGAACGCGCTCAACCTCGGCGCTCTGGTCGTCTTCATCGCCCTGACGGTCTGGTACGTCATCACGCCCGAGCTCTGGCTCCTGATCGTCGTGACGATCCTCGCGCTCGCCCTCGGCTGGCATCTGGTCGCCTCGATCGGCGGGGGCGACATGCCCGTCGTCGTGTCGATGCTCAACAGCTACTCCGGCTGGGCGGCGGCGGCCGCGGGCTTCCTCCTCGACAACGACCTGCTGATCGTGACGGGCGCCCTCGTCGGCTCGTCGGGCGCGTACCTGAGCTACATCATGTGCAAGGCGATGAACCGCTCGTTCCTGTCGGTCATCGCGGGCGGCTTCGGCATCGAGGCCCCGCGCTCGTCGGACGACGAGGTGGGCGAGCACCGGGAGATCGACGCGCAGGGCGTCGCCGAGCTCCTCGCCTCGGCGTCGAGCGTCGTCATCACGCCGGGGTACGGCATGGCCGTCGCGCAAGCGCAGTACCCGGTCGCAGAGCTCGCGTCGCAGCTGCGCGAGCGCGGCGTCGACGTGCGGTTCGGCATCCATCCCGTCGCCGGTCGCCTCCCGGGGCACATGAACGTCCTCCTGGCCGAGGCGAAGGTGCCGTACGACATCGTCCTCGAGATGGATGAGATCAACGACGACTTCTCCGACACGTCGGTCGTGCTGGTCATCGGGGCGAACGACACGGTCAACCCGGCAGCGTCGGAGGACCCGTCGTCCCCGATCGCCGGGATGCCGGTGCTGCGCGTGTGGGATGCCGAGAACGTCGTCGTCTTCAAGCGCTCGATGGCGTCGGGGTATGCCGGCGTTCAGAACCCGCTGTTCTTCCGGGAGAACGCCCAGATGCTCTTCGGCGATGCCAAGGACCGGGTCGAGGACATCCTGCGCGCCCTCTGA